In one Trichosurus vulpecula isolate mTriVul1 chromosome 8, mTriVul1.pri, whole genome shotgun sequence genomic region, the following are encoded:
- the FBXO34 gene encoding F-box only protein 34, with protein MCNTNGKGPAESLSVKDKNNTPPMAVQQTEEGEEPLCIWAVVKPGNTKEKIAFFAAHQCSNRTGSMKIKSTWDIDERATKRRKKSVDLEKVKIQLERMKESNVRSYQPESFACDTEHCSLHCMSDSGNGFYPGRPASVIEMVAFLEQRASALLATCTKNCINSSATLRFARQSKEVVPAPDLFCDLEACEQSSPRGNFKGSKPQGETVHVLDMVARLESECLKQQREREMGGGLSRNNSFRRHVGRVLLANGTQENESKAEKGSPKVPDTQVNPAVAVTRDPASVRADHCSSLQGTQSWECTSLTSLPTGVNFHTDNVALEPSHQTAVKTRSRCDVEMTEELSGSSFLPLPCSPPRELPSDAMQNKGITIDCMSKKIVPFPSQNPDQRMKESVCVSISASKVEKNQDSSRSICEDPLPGMLFFLPPNQPEKNCSNLSESTRDSPRSLSSEDSCEGDTEFRGKSVSVVEPFALADAAIESTMGNALRGSCLKKQVSHDFLETRFKIQQLLEPPQYMAFLPHHIMVKIFRFLPTKSLVALKCTCCYFKFIIEYYNIRPADSRWVRDPRYKEDPCKKCKKKYVKGDVSLCRWHPKPYCQALPYGPGYWMCCHRSQKGVPGCKLGLHDNHWVPDLRG; from the coding sequence ATGTGTAATACGAATGGAAAAGGTCCTGCCGAAAGCTTGAGTGTTAAAGATAAGAATAATACACCCCCCATGGCAGTCCAGCAGACGGAAGAAGGAGAGGAACCGCTGTGTATCTGGGCTGTTGTGAAGCCTGGTAATACGAAGGAGAAAATCGCCTTCTTTGCAGCTCATCAGTGCAGCAATAGGACGGGCTCGATGAAAATTAAAAGCACTTGGGATATAGATGAAAGAGCTACGAAGCGAAGGAAGAAATCGGTGGATCTTGAAAAAGTCAAGATACAGTtagaaaggatgaaagaaagcaATGTTAGATCCTACCAGCCCGAGTCCTTTGCATGTGATACTGAGCATTGTTCTTTGCATTGTATGAGTGACAGTGGAAATGGATTCTATCCAGGGAGGCCAGCATCAGTCATCGAAATGGTTGCTTTTCTAGAGCAGAGGGCAAGTGCTTTGCTGGCTACATGTACCAAAAACTGCATAAACTCTTCTGCCACCCTGAGATTTGCTAGGCAATCTAAAGAGGTGGTCCCAGCACCTGATCTGTTCTGTGACCTGGAAGCCTGCGAGCAGTCTTCTCCTAGAGGAAACTTCAAGGGTAGCAAACCCCAGGGTGAAACCGTGCATGTGCTTGACATGGTGGCCAGGCTGGAATCAGAATGCTTGAAACAACAGAGGGAACGTGAAATGGGGGGAGGCCTTTCTAGAAATAACAGCTTCCGGAGGCATGTGGGCCGGGTGTTGCTGGCAAATGGAACTCAAGAGAATGAGAGTAAAGCAGAGAAAGGATCACCCAAGGTCCCAGACACCCAAGTAAACCCTGCTGTTGCTGTGACTAGAGATCCTGCCTCTGTGAGAGCTGATCACTGTTCTTCTCTACAGGGAACCCAATCCTGGGAATGCACCTCCCTGACTTCATTGCCAACGGGTGTGAATTTCCATACGGACAATGTGGCATTAGAGCCAAGTCACCAGACTGCTGTGAAAACAAGGAGTAGGTGTGATGTGGAAATGACCGAAGAACTCAGTGggtcatcttttcttcctctcccctgttCCCCACCTAGAGAGTTACCCTCAGATGCTATGCAAAACAAAGGTATAACTATTGATTGTATGAGTAAGAAGATTGTGCCCTTTCCTAGCCAGAATCCTgatcaaagaatgaaagaatctgTATGTGTTAGTATTTCTGCATCCAAGGTGGAGAAAAACCAGGATTCTAGCAGAAGCATTTGTGAAGATCCACTCCCAGGGATGCTATTCTTTCTTCCACCTAATCAACCCGAAAAAAATTGTTCCAATTTAAGTGAAAGCACAAGAGATTCCCCAAGATCCCTCTCAAGTGAGGATTCTTGTGAAGGTGACACagaatttaggggaaaaagtgTTTCGGTAGTAGAGCCCTTTGCACTGGCTGACGCTGCTATAGAAAGTACTATGGGGAATGCCTTGCGGGGTTCCTGCCTGAAGAAACAGGTGTCTCATGACTTTTTGGAGACTAGGTTTAAAATTCAGCAGCTGCTGGAGCCTCCGCAATACATGGCCTTCTTGCCCCATCATATAATGGTGAAAATCTTCAGGTTTCTTCCAACCAAGAGTTTGGTAGCTCTTAAATGCACGTGCTGCTATTTTAAATTCATCATTGAATACTATAACATCAGGCCAGCAGATTCTCGCTGGGTCCGAGATCCGCGCTACAAAGAAGATCCCTGTAAGAAGTGTAAAAAGAAGTATGTTAAAGGTGACGTGTCACTGTGTCGGTGGCATCCAAAGCCCTACTGTCAAGCCTTGCCATATGGCCCTGGATACTGGATGTGCTGCCACCGGTCCCAGAAAGGTGTCCCCGGCTGTAAGCTGGGTCTTCATGACAATCATTGGGTTCCTGATCTGCGTGGTTAA